One stretch of Oncorhynchus tshawytscha isolate Ot180627B linkage group LG19, Otsh_v2.0, whole genome shotgun sequence DNA includes these proteins:
- the ces3 gene encoding carboxylesterase 3 isoform X1, whose protein sequence is MMRTTLLSVYLTMVFLGASLCTTAETGPVVSLKNGKVRGEYMTVKGIEQRVQQYLGIPFARPPVGPLRLAAPQPAEPWEGERDGTRQPHMCIQDPVISQHIVNVMAIEYDLPDVSEDCLYLNVYTPKEAATVKRLPVFFWIHGGGLSMGAASQYDASPLAAYQNMVVVIIQYRLGILGFLSTGDEHAPGNWGFLDQIAALKWVQENIESFGGDPQSVTIAGESAGGISASILTLSPLAKGLFHRAIFQSGVATLGTYTSKEPLVIAKVVANLTECDCTTNERLVKCIREKTEEDLVNATKKMKTFMGATVDGVFLKDLAEELLKSKAVEKVPLLLGVTNHEFGWILPSSFAPPGWSEGFDRQSAMSIMNVFYPAGASGLNNLIADEYFKDAKTPEDIRDGFTEMLGDLFMVLPVIKVAGYHRDAGAPVYMYEFQHRPEMHKETRPSFVKSDHADDIGFMFGSCFWNGHIKITGTVTEEEEKLCKTMMAYWANFARTGSPNGEELIQWPLYDQKEEYMELGLKQVVAQSLKKDKVHFMTVLLPQKLHSLAAAASQGN, encoded by the exons ATGATGAGAACAACACTTCTTAGCGTGTACCTGACTATGGTATTTTTAGGTGCTTCACTGTGCACAACAG CAGAGACTGGTCCAGTGGTCTCTCTGAAGAATGGCAAAGTTCGAGGCGAGTACATGACTGTGAAAGGCATAGAGCAGAGGGTGCAGCAGTATTTGGGGATACCCTTTGCCCGTCCACCAGTGGGTCCCCTGCGCCTGGCTGCCCCACAACCTGCAGAgccatgggagggagagagagatggcacaCGTCAGCCTCACAT gtgtattCAGGATCCAGTTATTTCTCAACACATAGTAAATGTAATGGCCATTGAATACGACCTGCCAGACGTGTCAGAGGATTGTCTTTATCTTAATGTATACACACCTAAAGAGGCAGCAACAGTCAAAAGACTACCG GTGTTCTTTTGGATTCATGGAGGTGGCTTGTCAATGGGTGCAGCATCTCAGTATGATGCATCACCactagcagcctatcagaacatgGTCGTAGTTATCATTCAATATCGTCTTGGAATTTTGGGATTCCTTAG CACTGGAGATGAGCATGCACCAGGCAACTGGGGTTTCCTAGACCAGATTGCAGCTCTGAAGTGGGTCCAGGAGAACATTGAGAGCTTTGGAGGGGACCCACAGTCAGTCACCATCGCAGGGGAATCTGCAGGAGGCATCAGTGCCTCCATACTG ACTCTGTCTCCATTAGCAAAAGGATTATTTCATCGAGCAATTTTCCAAAGTGGAGTGGCAACACTTGGAACTTACACTTCAAAAGAGCCTCTGGTCATAGCTAAG GTTGTGGCTAACCTGACAGAGTGTGACTGCACCACTAACGAGCGTCTTGTCAAGTGTATAAGAGAGAAAACTGAAGAAGATTTAGTGAACGCAACAAAAAAG ATGAAAACCTTTATGGGGGCGACTGTGGACGGAGTGTTTCTGAAAGACCTTGCAGAGGAGCTTTTAAAGAGCAAGGCGGTCGAAAAGGTTCCTTTGCTGCTTGGAGTGACAAACCATGAGTTTGGATGGATCCTCCCCTCG TCCTTTGCTCCACCTGGATGGTCGGAGGGATTTGACAGGCAATCAGCGATGTCGATAATGAACGTTTTCTATCCTGCTGGG GCCTCCGGACTTAACAATCTCATTGCAGATGAATATTTCAAGGATGCAAAAACTCCTGAAGATATACGTGATGGATTCACTGAAATGCTGGGAGATCTGTTCATGGTTCTGCCTGTTATTAAAGTCGCTGGATACCACAGAG ATGCAGGTGCACCTGTGTACATGTATGAGTTTCAACACCGCCCAGAGATGCACAAAGAGACCAGACCAAGCTTTGTAAAGTCTGACCATGCTGATGATATTGGGTTTATGTTTGGATCATGCTTCTGGAATGGACATATAAAGATAACAG GAACAGTcactgaagaggaggagaagctgTGCAAGACAATGATGGCATATTGGGCCAATTTTGCCCGCACTGG CTCACCAAACGGGGAGGAGCTGATACAGTGGCCCCTGTATGACCAGAAAGAAGAGTACATGGAGTTGGGTTTGAAGCAGGTGGTTGCTCAGAGCCTAAAGAAGGACAAGGTGCATTTCATGACTGTCCTCCTCCCTCAGAAGCTCCACAGCCTGGCAGCTGCAGCAAGTCAGGGAAACTGA
- the ces3 gene encoding carboxylesterase 3 isoform X2: MMRTTLLSVYLTMVFLGASLCTTETGPVVSLKNGKVRGEYMTVKGIEQRVQQYLGIPFARPPVGPLRLAAPQPAEPWEGERDGTRQPHMCIQDPVISQHIVNVMAIEYDLPDVSEDCLYLNVYTPKEAATVKRLPVFFWIHGGGLSMGAASQYDASPLAAYQNMVVVIIQYRLGILGFLSTGDEHAPGNWGFLDQIAALKWVQENIESFGGDPQSVTIAGESAGGISASILTLSPLAKGLFHRAIFQSGVATLGTYTSKEPLVIAKVVANLTECDCTTNERLVKCIREKTEEDLVNATKKMKTFMGATVDGVFLKDLAEELLKSKAVEKVPLLLGVTNHEFGWILPSSFAPPGWSEGFDRQSAMSIMNVFYPAGASGLNNLIADEYFKDAKTPEDIRDGFTEMLGDLFMVLPVIKVAGYHRDAGAPVYMYEFQHRPEMHKETRPSFVKSDHADDIGFMFGSCFWNGHIKITGTVTEEEEKLCKTMMAYWANFARTGSPNGEELIQWPLYDQKEEYMELGLKQVVAQSLKKDKVHFMTVLLPQKLHSLAAAASQGN, from the exons ATGATGAGAACAACACTTCTTAGCGTGTACCTGACTATGGTATTTTTAGGTGCTTCACTGTGCACAACAG AGACTGGTCCAGTGGTCTCTCTGAAGAATGGCAAAGTTCGAGGCGAGTACATGACTGTGAAAGGCATAGAGCAGAGGGTGCAGCAGTATTTGGGGATACCCTTTGCCCGTCCACCAGTGGGTCCCCTGCGCCTGGCTGCCCCACAACCTGCAGAgccatgggagggagagagagatggcacaCGTCAGCCTCACAT gtgtattCAGGATCCAGTTATTTCTCAACACATAGTAAATGTAATGGCCATTGAATACGACCTGCCAGACGTGTCAGAGGATTGTCTTTATCTTAATGTATACACACCTAAAGAGGCAGCAACAGTCAAAAGACTACCG GTGTTCTTTTGGATTCATGGAGGTGGCTTGTCAATGGGTGCAGCATCTCAGTATGATGCATCACCactagcagcctatcagaacatgGTCGTAGTTATCATTCAATATCGTCTTGGAATTTTGGGATTCCTTAG CACTGGAGATGAGCATGCACCAGGCAACTGGGGTTTCCTAGACCAGATTGCAGCTCTGAAGTGGGTCCAGGAGAACATTGAGAGCTTTGGAGGGGACCCACAGTCAGTCACCATCGCAGGGGAATCTGCAGGAGGCATCAGTGCCTCCATACTG ACTCTGTCTCCATTAGCAAAAGGATTATTTCATCGAGCAATTTTCCAAAGTGGAGTGGCAACACTTGGAACTTACACTTCAAAAGAGCCTCTGGTCATAGCTAAG GTTGTGGCTAACCTGACAGAGTGTGACTGCACCACTAACGAGCGTCTTGTCAAGTGTATAAGAGAGAAAACTGAAGAAGATTTAGTGAACGCAACAAAAAAG ATGAAAACCTTTATGGGGGCGACTGTGGACGGAGTGTTTCTGAAAGACCTTGCAGAGGAGCTTTTAAAGAGCAAGGCGGTCGAAAAGGTTCCTTTGCTGCTTGGAGTGACAAACCATGAGTTTGGATGGATCCTCCCCTCG TCCTTTGCTCCACCTGGATGGTCGGAGGGATTTGACAGGCAATCAGCGATGTCGATAATGAACGTTTTCTATCCTGCTGGG GCCTCCGGACTTAACAATCTCATTGCAGATGAATATTTCAAGGATGCAAAAACTCCTGAAGATATACGTGATGGATTCACTGAAATGCTGGGAGATCTGTTCATGGTTCTGCCTGTTATTAAAGTCGCTGGATACCACAGAG ATGCAGGTGCACCTGTGTACATGTATGAGTTTCAACACCGCCCAGAGATGCACAAAGAGACCAGACCAAGCTTTGTAAAGTCTGACCATGCTGATGATATTGGGTTTATGTTTGGATCATGCTTCTGGAATGGACATATAAAGATAACAG GAACAGTcactgaagaggaggagaagctgTGCAAGACAATGATGGCATATTGGGCCAATTTTGCCCGCACTGG CTCACCAAACGGGGAGGAGCTGATACAGTGGCCCCTGTATGACCAGAAAGAAGAGTACATGGAGTTGGGTTTGAAGCAGGTGGTTGCTCAGAGCCTAAAGAAGGACAAGGTGCATTTCATGACTGTCCTCCTCCCTCAGAAGCTCCACAGCCTGGCAGCTGCAGCAAGTCAGGGAAACTGA